The following are encoded together in the Primulina tabacum isolate GXHZ01 chromosome 18, ASM2559414v2, whole genome shotgun sequence genome:
- the LOC142533126 gene encoding uncharacterized protein LOC142533126 has protein sequence MPNFLSEFLQEEQEPFSLELYLLERGCTKGAPRLGSRSHFLNSDKILKRYGLKNRRNLIPNCSNFVKALFKQLGSVSINLKIKNLSYGDQVITEENASSDKFVSKSSRIVLNSSPHCVEESSKLFLEEEVDADGKLKWRRAEDNSQQLSPVSVLEVAESDEISPLHYKQSNIKMTTQAESSTSASPFKSQQPINYSAQVLRQIPASNSYTQHIINKRALRQTKQLLIDCVREVIENYRKQEHVKIILGAEELWKLVCENVWLWSRDSIHETNIIHLLHYDFMASAEEWSADFEVQKEGIWMDVGDAILEDVINEIVAY, from the exons ATGCCAAATTTTCTTTCGGAATTCCTTCAAGAAGAACAAGAGCCATTTTCTTTGGAGCTCTATCTTCTCGAAAGAGGCTGTACTAAAGGTGCACCAAGACTCGGTTCAAGATCCCATTTTCTCAATTCCGACAAAATCTTGAAGAGATATGGCCTAAAGAACAGAAGAAACTTGATACCAAATTGTTCGAATTTTGTGAAGGCTTTATTTAAACAGCTCGGTTCGGTATCGATCAAtctgaaaattaagaatttgagCTATGGAGATCAAGTTATTACTGAAGAGAATGCAAGCAGCGATAAGTTCGTTTCGAAAAGTAGCAGAATCGTGTTAAATTCTTCTCCGCATTGTGTAGAAGAAAGCAGCAAACTTTTCTTGGAAGAAGAG GTTGATGCAGATGGTAAGTTGAAATGGAGACGTGCGGAAGATAACAGCCAGCAACTCAGCCCTGTCTCAGTTCTAGAAGTTGCAGAATCGGATGAAATTTCACCACTTCATTATA AACAAAGTAATATCAAGATGACAACACAAGCGGAATCCTCGACTTCAGCATCTCCGTTCAAATCACAGCAGCCAATAAATTATAGTGCTCAAGTATTGCGACAGATACCGGCCTCGAATTCGTATACCCAGCACATCATAAACAAGAGGGCGTTGCGACAAACAAAGCAGCTTTTGATCGATTGTGTGAGAGAAGTAATTGAAAACTACCGAAAACAAGAGCATGTGAAAATAATCTTGGGAGCTGAGGAGCTTTGGAAACTTGTTTGTGAAAATGTATGGCTATGGAGTCGAGATTCAATACATGAAACAAACATAATTCATCTTCTGCATTATGATTTCATGGCCTCTGCAGAAGAATGGAGTGCTGATTTTGAGGTACAGAAAGAGGGAATTTGGATGGATGTTGGAGATGCTATTTTGGAGGATGTCATTAACGAGATTGTCGCATACTAG